The window TCCACTGCCACCCGGAGCTCAGCTCCCGGGAAGAAGAGATATTTACCAATTCCAAATCCCTCCTCGAATCGATCCTTGGAATCGAGATTACAGGCATGAGCTATCACGAGCCTTCACGTTCGATGAAATCGGATGAGAAAAGACCACTGCCGCCCGGGATAGAGTACGAGGCTTACGAAGATAAGTTCATGAAAAATCATAAATACATTTCCGACAGTTCGGCGCATTGGAGAGAGGGATGTATGTGCCGGCATATAAATAAAGAGGACAACCTCTATATTTTAACTCACGGCTTTTGGTGGTTTAAGGAGAGCCCGGCCGAAAATTACTGATATGCTCCGTGCGAGCGTCATAATTCCGGCTTATAACAATATTAACACCATCGAAGGTCTGATTCGGTCACTTGAAAATCAATCTATGAACTCCTCTGAATATGAGGTGATTGCAGTTGACGGAACCTCATCCGACGGCACTCGTGAATATTTGGAATCAATTAAATTTGAAGGCAACTTCAGGCTCATTAAACAGGAAAAGAATCTCGGGATCGGCTCGGCAAGAAATTGCGGGATCAAAGCCGCCGAGAGCGAAATCACTCTGTTCATCGACGGTGACATGGTCGTTGAACATGATTGGGTAGAAAAGCACATCAAACCTATCGAACATTTAGATTGGGACGGAAGCGTGGGGTATGTGCAACATAGGCCTGAAAACAGGGATTTGTTCATCAGATACCTCGACAGACCAAAACGCGGTGCGAAAAAATTCGGCGTAAATCAACAGCTAAGCCACAGTCATTTTGTATTCTGGAACACTTCGATCAGAAAAGAACTATTAACCCGTGTTGGAGGATTCGACGAAAAAATAAACTTATGGGGAGGAGAGGAGCTCGAGCTGGTTGTGCGGATTGAGCAAGAAGCGGACATTAATTTACGATATAATCCCGAAGCGAGAGCAACTCATCATCAACACAGGACGCTTGAGGACACGTTCGATCTCCTTGAGAAATTCGGCGCTAATGTCGTTCCCTACATTGTGGCAAAACATCCTGATCTCGCTCGGGAATTTCATACCCGGTTGCTTGATAATCCTTTTATTAGAAAAGCGTTGATGATTACCGCTCTAAACCCGATATTTTTCAACATGATAAAATCAATATACAAACTTG is drawn from Candidatus Neomarinimicrobiota bacterium and contains these coding sequences:
- a CDS encoding glycosyltransferase, whose protein sequence is MLRASVIIPAYNNINTIEGLIRSLENQSMNSSEYEVIAVDGTSSDGTREYLESIKFEGNFRLIKQEKNLGIGSARNCGIKAAESEITLFIDGDMVVEHDWVEKHIKPIEHLDWDGSVGYVQHRPENRDLFIRYLDRPKRGAKKFGVNQQLSHSHFVFWNTSIRKELLTRVGGFDEKINLWGGEELELVVRIEQEADINLRYNPEARATHHQHRTLEDTFDLLEKFGANVVPYIVAKHPDLAREFHTRLLDNPFIRKALMITALNPIFFNMIKSIYKLVPERLTFLAIKYMLVTSVMKGYISRPKDAAR